The following proteins are encoded in a genomic region of Nymphaea colorata isolate Beijing-Zhang1983 unplaced genomic scaffold, ASM883128v2 scaffold0383, whole genome shotgun sequence:
- the LOC116244919 gene encoding LOW QUALITY PROTEIN: proline--tRNA ligase, cytoplasmic-like (The sequence of the model RefSeq protein was modified relative to this genomic sequence to represent the inferred CDS: inserted 1 base in 1 codon; substituted 1 base at 1 genomic stop codon), with amino-acid sequence MAAKVKLDRSPLIKSLLFSDKKPNTHFMILAESSTKPEKGWYQEVIVKSGLIDYYDVSGCYILRPWAYSIWEKIQGFFDKLIKANGVENAYFPMFVSRKSLXIEKDHVEGFAPEVAWVTKSGSSDLAEPIAIRPTSETIMYPAYANWIKSHRDLPLKLNQWTNIVRWEFKHPTPFIRTREFLWQEGHTAHATFEEAQVEMFDNLEFYFRVYKELLAVPVCKGIKTESEKFPGGFRTSTVETWIPENGRAIQAATSHNLGQNFAKMFGIEFENEKKEKNLVWQTSWGLTTRSIGIMTMYHGDDKGLVLPPRVANVQVIIIPIPFKGKEQDVNKAAITLFESLKKTDIRVQIDTRDNYNPGWKFNHWELKGVPIRLELGPKDIENQEARVVLRYNGDKLQIXVDRTEKELPVILEKIQESMYERAVQRFNDKSKQATTWQEFMTHLNSRNVVLTPWCEIKECEEKVKERSGIETKELAAEGENNLTGQAKTLCIPLQYEPLIGHEKCFHCGEQAKAVS; translated from the exons ATGGCTGCCAAGGTGAAACTCGATAGGAGTCCATTGATCAAGAGTCTCCTCTTCAGTGACAAAAAGCCAAACACTCATTTCATGATCTTGGCTGAGTCAAGCACCAAACCCGAAAAAG GATGGTATCAAGAAGTCATCGTTAAGTCCGGATTAATTGACTACTATGATGTTTCAGGATGCTACATTCTCAGACCATGGGCTTACTCTATTTGGGAAAAGATCCAAGGCTTCTTCGATAAGCTCATCAAGGCCAACGGAGTCGAAAACGCCTATTTCCCCATGTTCGTTTCCAGAAAATCACTATAAATCGAGAAGGACCATGTTGAAGGTTTTGCCCCCGAAGTAGCATGGGTGACCAAATCAGGAAGCAGCGATCTTGCTGAGCCAATTGCCATTCGTCCAACCAGTGAGACCATCATGTATCCTGCCTATGCCAACTGGATCAAGAGTCATCGTGATCTCCCCCTCAAGCTCAACCAGTGGACCAATATCGTCAGATGGGAGTTCAAGCATCCAACTCCTTTCATCAGAACCAGAGAATTCCTTTGGCAGGAGGGTCATACCGCTCACGCTACCTTCGAAGAAGCTCAAGTTGAAATGTTCGATAACCTTGAATTCTACTTCCGTGTTTATAAGGAGCTTCTGGCTGTTCCAGTTTGCAAGGGAATCAAGACCGAATCTGAAAAGTTCCCAGGAGGCTTCAGAACTTCCACTGTTGAGACCTGGATACCAGAAAATGGAAGGGCCATTCAAGCTGCTACTTCCCATAATTTGGGTCAAAACTTTGCCAAGATGTTCGGCATTGAGTTCGAAAacgagaaaaaggaaaagaacctgGTCTGGCAGACAAGTTGGGGTCTTACCACTCGTTCAATTGGTATCATGACCATGTATCACGGTGATGATAAGGGCTTAGTTCTCCCCCCAAGAGTTGCCAACGTTCAGGTGATCATCATCCCCATTCCCTTCAAAGGAAAAGAGCAAGACGTCAACAAGGCTGCCATCACTCTCTTCGAAAGCCTCAAGAAGACTGACATTCGAGTCCAAATTGATACCAGAGATAACTATAACCCAGGATGGAAATTCAACCACTGGGAACTAAAGGGAGTCCCCATCAGACTCGAGCTTGGACCAAAGGATATTGAAAACCAAGAGGCTCGCGTTGTTCTCAGATACAATGGTGATAAGCTTCAAA AAGTGGATCGAACTGAGAAGGAGCTTCCCGTCATCCTTGAGAAAATCCAAGAGAGCATGTATGAAAGAGCTGTGCAAAGATTCAACGATAAATCCAAGCAAGCTACTACTTGGCAAGAGTTCATGACTCACCTTAACTCCAGAAACGTCGTCCTGACTCCCTGGTGCGAGATCAAGGAGTGCGAGGAAAAGGTGAAGGAAAGGTCAGGCATTGAGACCAAGGAGCTTGCAGCTGAAGGAGAGAACAACTTGACAGGTCAAGCTAAGACCCTGTGCATTCCCCTCCAATATGAACCCCTTATTGGCcatgaaaaatgtttccattGTGGCGAGCAAGCTAAG GCTGTTTCTTAA